The Iamia sp. SCSIO 61187 genomic sequence CGCCATGAAGTCGGCGTTCTGGCCCTTCGACCGGCGACTCCGGATCATCAACGAGCGGATCAAGCCCGGCTACGCCGCCCTGCGGGCGTCCGGCCTCGGGGTGAGCCTCGCCGGGTAGCCGCGCCGTCGCCCCACCTCACCCGCCGTGGGCCTCGCCCTGGCGCCGGGCCAGCTCGACGAGATCGTCGAGGGCGACGGTCATGTCGACGAGGTGGAGGCCCCACGAGGGGCCGAGGGTCTCGGCCAGCAGGGCGTCGAGGGGGCGGGCGTCGGCCGGGTCGGCGGCGGCGACGGCCAGGTAGTCGTGGGTCTCGGTCGCCTCGCAGGTGACGGCGAGGGCGTCGGGGAGCGCCACGAAAGGCGTCTCGACGCCCTCGGTCCCGGGCACCGCCCCGCCGATCAGGGGGGCCGCGACGGGGGCGACGGCCCGGGACCGGTCCGTGCCGAGCAGCGCCGTGGGGTCGACGCAGAGGGCCCGGCCGTCCTCGCCCGCCCGGCCGAAGATGCCGCTCTCGTCGGGTGGGGCGGTCGCCGGGTAGCTGGACCACGTCACGACGCAGCCGGCCTCGTCGGCCGTGGTGCACGCGGGCACGTCCTGGAACGAGCCGCCGACGATCTCGCCCTCGGGCGCGGTGACCGACCCGCCGAAGAGGTGGGCGGCGACGAGGAGGTCCTGCACGGCCGGGACGCCGTCGACCTCCTCGGCGATGAGCCGGACGAGGTGGCCGGTGCCCTGGGAGTGGCCGACGAGGATCACACCTCGGCCCTGGTTCCACCGGGCGAGGTAGGTCCGCCAGGCGTCGAGCACGTCGGCGTAGGCCGCCTCCCGCTGGGCCT encodes the following:
- a CDS encoding DUF3089 domain-containing protein, whose translation is MRPRLRSIAALAVLAVLVAGCSDDDGGPEASSPEPTDTSAPEPTEGSGSDTTAATDEAVDDGYTSDVYDDDARWICRPDLADDVCRNLDVTVVGADGSRTVEEREPAADPPIDCFYVYPTVSLDPGPVSDLEWTPQDNEALTVVAQAAQYGRSCRVFAPVYRQISLTGLGSADEAQREAAYADVLDAWRTYLARWNQGRGVILVGHSQGTGHLVRLIAEEVDGVPAVQDLLVAAHLFGGSVTAPEGEIVGGSFQDVPACTTADEAGCVVTWSSYPATAPPDESGIFGRAGEDGRALCVDPTALLGTDRSRAVAPVAAPLIGGAVPGTEGVETPFVALPDALAVTCEATETHDYLAVAAADPADARPLDALLAETLGPSWGLHLVDMTVALDDLVELARRQGEAHGG